The region ttataaagaaaacaactttaattctttgtattgttttaagttaCAGTGTACTAAGTAAATATTAGTTTTACatggttttcatttccttacacatttaaaatgaatggtaagaatttttagcattttgacaatttttaaaggtaatgGCCTCCTGCAACTTTTTCCTTCAGTTATTAAGATTCCTTTGAGAGATTTCAGCTTGCCCCCagtcatttttatattcctgCCCAGTGTGCAAGGTAAGGACTACCAACACTGAAAACCTACCTGATATAGTCCGCATGGCTGGAACTTTCACTGCAGATATAAGCAACCTCAACCTCCTGGCTGGAAAGAGCATCTTCCAAAGAAATCTGCTGGACTTCATCAATGTTCCCAAGCTCTCGTCTATTTGAGAGTAATAGAAATGCAATTCAAAAGTACATAGAATACCAAATAAATGAGCACCATCCGTCTCCTCTCTTCCCAACAATGTCCTCATAACTAGcttttggaaatgaagaaatttatttcctccctCCCACTTCCAGGGCATTTTCCACCACAGAGTGAGGAAAACAGCCTCAGGGTTTAAGTTAAGAGACCTGGCATCGAGTGCCAACACTACTGTTAACAGGCCAGATGACATGACAGTCTGAATTACtccacctctaaaataaaaacaactgatCTCTTTTGGTCTCATGAGAagtggtctctaggatcacagcCAGACCCAAGCATTTGGCCAAACACCATGACTACCAGACTTCACTCACAGTCtcagagaagaaggaagataCGTGCATATATATAGTAACAATACAAGACTAACCTGAGAAATGTGCTTGAGGGTATAGGTGGGTAATTCAATGAAGGCAAGGTTCATCTAATTTAGGATTTCAAGTTAGGCTTCTTGGGGAGACGGTAGGACTTAGCACGTAGGTCACGAGGAACAGGGTATATGAGACAGCTTCAAGTATGGGTGCAATGGGAGTTACAGTGCTGGCTAGTAATTTTGCTCTCTCATTTATGTGCAACCCCCCTAAAATCTTACTGAGGGGATAAGATTGACCAAGGGCAGATTCCTACCACTTTTGGGTCTCTCTAGTGCCCCAGATGGTCTACATGGACCATCACAATAGTTATTTATACTTGGATTTCTCTAAAGCACTAAAAAGCAGAGAGAGGTGCCTAAGCTgctccccaaccccctcctcaCCAACACAGTGCCCACATCTTGTTCACAATTAATACTCATACATGACATTATATAGTATTAGTTTAGTGGGCGGTGCATGTAAGAAGTGGTGGAGGAAGATGCTGAGTGAGTGTGGGTCAGGGAAGAAGAAACACAATAGGAAATGTGGTTTTGTTTGAGTTATAGGAAATGAAGTTAGAGGAGGTAAAAGTAAGGCTCAAAATTATCAAGGGGAAAAGAATACATGCTGCTTAGACAATGGGCTTTGGAATCAAACCTGTGTTCCTGCGCAGGTCTTAAGCTCTatgcaaattacttaacctctctgtggctcagtttcttTATGTGTAAAGTGGGGTTGATAACAGTATATAAGTCAAATAGCTGATAAGGCTTCTAAAGCCCGGGGCCACTGCGTGGATGGCTATTATGATAACTGACACAACAATTAAGTGGCACACACTGAAAGCCTTCTTCCTTCAGGCCAACCCACCAAGTGTTCACTGTGCCCCTTCTGTAACCATCAGGCCCTGCTCTCATCTTCCCTGCCTTTGTCTTCGTAGTCCCCTTGAGACTGACTTGCTGTACATTGCAGCTGCAGGTCCAGCACTCCACCTCCCAGACCCATCTAAACTTGAGACCTTCTGGGGCTGTCCCTGAGTACAGTTCTCTGGAATGAGAGAGCTGGTGCTCTCTCTTTGGGGTCTGGAGAATCTCTGTGTCCCAACCCCTAATTCATCTCACTGGTCTTGCCATGAACTACAAGGCACAAAGCAAATGCCAGCCACCTGGACACGAAGCCAATCAGGTTCAGGAATGCTGAGGAAGCATGTGGATTCCGCAAGTCCCTGATCCGCACAGAGCCAGCTCTGCCAACGCCAACCACCACCACTCCGAACTTCCTCTCAGGCTGAAACACAAGGGACCAAGGTaggatttaaaaatagtaaatgcaaaaatataaaataataaaataaaataaaataaaataaaataaaataaaataaaataaaataaaataaaataaaataaaataaaataaataaaataaaaaaaataaaataaaataaaataaaataaaataaaataaaataaaataataaaaaaataaaataaaataaaataaaataaaataaaataaaataaataaaataaataaaataaaataaaataaaataaaataaaataaaataaaataaataaaaaaacaaaataaataaaaaaacaaaataaataaataaaataaaataaaaaaataaaataaaataaaaatagtaaatgcaTCGAGCAGAGAACAGCAAAACAAAGTCATGTCAGCAGGACCAGTCAGGGTCCAGATGAGGAAAGAAGCCAACCCAGAACCCACAAGAAGCTGTAGCATATGAGTCTGGGGTAAGACAGTCCCTTATATGAGAGCTCAGGGAGAAGTCAGCTCCACCCAAAACATGCTTCCACAGGAGCTCTGACTGTGTCATCCATAGAAAAGGCTCCTTACATTTGGCTCCCCATTTCCATGCCACCTCTCCAAAGATGAGAGATTTTTCCTCATTAAGCTATACCTGGTACTCCCTGAATCCTTCCTCCAGTGGACATGCAATCTGATACAGCTAGGGGTCATTGAGAGGCCACAGCTGCTTCATGAGACACTGGCACACAGGACACAAGGCAAACCATGGGCTGTCCCCTTATTCAGACTCCCCACTACAGCTTTCTGAGTTCCAGCCAACTTCACTCCCACTCTCCTGTGGTAGCTGACCATATTACTCAGATATGCTGCTGGGGGCTGTGTGCAAGTACTGAGTGAAAAATCAAGTTTATTCTCAAAGTCATAGAGCCACTCAATTCATTCAAACTGATAAAATTACTTCTACGCATCCCGCAAACCCAGTTCTGCTTGGATGTCTCTGGGCAGGAATGGGAGTATCACCTCAGATTCACCCTTTCCCGCCACCTGTGAGATCTGCGTCACCATGTCCCACTGATTCTACTCCTTCCTGTGTTCACTGCTCTAGTGTTGGCCCAGGATTTCTTTGCCTCATTCACCCACTGGTCTCACTCCTAATTTTAAACCTTTCCATCATCCACAGGTCTGCCAGAGCAGTTGCTTAAGATAAAAACTAAGTCCCTCCCCTTACTCCCTCCCCTTAATGAAAAGCCCTTCATTTTCTCAACTGTTATTGACTGTCTCCTTCCAAAATTCGTGTCATGAAACCCTAGCCCCCAATTAcgatggtattaggagatgggaCCTTAGAGAGGTAATTTAGATTAGATGTGGTCATGAGGTAGGAGCtgtcatgaatgggattagtgtccttgtacgagcctctcccaccccctgctctctgcCCAGGTCTCAGCAAGCCTGGAAGAGAGCCCTCATCAGAACCTGACCAAGCAGCCTGATCTCAGACTTGtaccctccagaactgtaagaaataaatttctattcttttataagGCATCTGGTTTGTGGTACTTTATCTGCTGTATCATAGTAGCCCAACTAAGACAccaacaaaagagagaaaaataccgaagttgaagttctttaaaaaaaaaattatgctgtacacctgaaaattaatatattattttatgtcaatcataactcaattaaaaaatactttaagatggaaaaaaaaggcCTCTCTGCCCCTTGGTGTTCATggaacaaaaacataaaaaaaattttcattctcTACCCCAGCCCCTCATCCAAGTTATATTTCCCTCAGACTTTCCCATCTCTAAATGCCACCACCACCGACTCAGTTGCTCAGGTCCTTAAACTTGGGAGttatctttgcctttttttctccgTCCAATATTTGATATTCAATTCATCAACATTCATAAGCCTTCAATCTACTGCTGTCCATCTTCACTGCTGCCCCCCAATCCAAGTCACAATCTCATCACCTGGACTGTTCCAGTGGCCTTTGTAACTGGCTTCCCTGCTTTACTTTTTGTCCTGTTCTATTCCTCATAGAGCAGCAAGAATTATCGTTAGAATAAACATAACCAGGTATTAttatctgcccctccccatccactTCCCAGTTTACAACTCTCTGGAGGCTACCTATTATACtcagaataaaaaccaaaccaCTTGCTGTGGTCTACAAGGGCCTTTGTAATCTGGCCCCTGCCAATCTCCTTTAGTTCATCACCTACCGCTCTCCCTCTCATCATACTGGCTGCCTTCCTACTCTTTTAGCAGGTCATGGTCATTTGCACTTTAGGGCCTTTGTATATATGACTTACTCCAAAAAATGTCAGGATCCAAGGACGTATTGTGGACAGACCCTGCTCTTAGAgattttaaagaaggaagagagtaaACAACTCAACACATGAATAAATATCAAGAGATAGTGAGCATTACCAGGATGCGTGGAGTAGGGTAAAGGGCATAGAGGGAGATTATGGGAGGAGGTGCCTTGCCTTTGAAAGGGTGGtgagggaaggcctctctgaggaggcaGCTTTGAACAAAGAccagaataaaatgagaagatgagACACATAGTTATCTGGGGGCAAATGGGACAGAAGGCATTCTTTCAAAGGCTTCAAGGGGGGCAGATACCTGCAGGGCTTAGAAATAGTGGACATGATCATAAAACATGCAACAATATAAGTCTTCTAATTAAATATGAAAGTCTTTACCAAAGACTTCTTTACTAAACATCGAGGCCTTCCAATGTTGGCTCCAGTCTACTTTTTCTGGTCACCTCTCCCACTGTGTATCTTTAGACTTTGGACTTTCCAAACTGGAAAGTTTGTAAAACTCTGTATGTTTTCTATCTTTAAGTCTTTGCAAATCTTGTGTCCCTTGAGCTCCTCCCTACTGCCCACCTGGACACCTTCAAAGCTTTCAAGACTTGGACATCTTCATAAGATGCCCTTCCTTATCCTATTggttattttttacatttaataaaatccaCCCATTTGTACATTTCTGTGAGTTTTGATCAACACACAGCCATATTACTACCACAAATCAAGATACAAAACAGCCCCATCACCCTTCTCCAAAATTATCTATGCTCCTTTGTAGCCAATCCCTACTCCCACTCCAGGGAATCACTATTTGCTTACTGTCTcaatagttttgtcttttccagaaagtcataGAAATGAAGTCATATGATATGTagtcttttgagtctggcttGACTTTAGcacaacaaattttttaaatctatgttgttacatgtatcaatacttttttttttaaagattttatttatttatttattcataagagacagagagagagagagagggagagagagaggcagagacacaggcaaagggagaagcaggctccatgcagggagcccaatatggagactcgatcccgggtctccaggatcaggccctgggctgaaggtggtgctaaaccactgagccacccaggccgccacttacttttctttttattactgagtagtagGAGTCCATTATATGCATATActggtttgtttatccatttggcAAATGAAGAACATTTCTGGTGCTCCCAGTTCGAATGAATTCATAATTCATTCCagtatgaataaagctgctatagtCAGTCATGGACTAGTTTTTGTGTAAACACAGTTCTTAGTTAACTACAGTTTCCAGTCTGCagcatgtcttttcattttcttaagaatgtcctttgaggggcagcccgggaggctcagcagtttagcgccaccttcagcctggggcctgatcctggagacctaggagagagtccccatatcgggctccctgcatggagcctgcttctccctctgcctgtgtctctgcaccccacccccccgtgtctctcatgaataaataaataaataaaatctttaaaaaaatgtcttttgaatgaatatcttaattttgatgaagtacaacttatcaaaaaaaaaagttaatgtatCATTCTTCTGGCTAACACAAGGGCACAAAGATTTTTTCCTTATCCTTTATAGTCTAAGGTGTATAGTTTTAGTTACTTTAtgttctgatttaatttttatacatgatGTAAGGTAGGAATCAagagttcttaaaaaaattttttttaggtagaGAGGCAGCCTTTCAATTTCCACAGGCTGTATCAACTGCCTACAATGAGACAGACGTATGCCAGGCTTGTATGTAAATACTATTTAGACTTACACCAGCTCATGTGCCGTCTGCTCTGGAAGCAATGAAcggattttttcccccctctttgaATATGATATTCAATTAttccaacaaaaatttattgagaaaaaCTATCCTTTTTCCACTGAAATGCTTTTGTACCTTTTTGGTAGATATTGTCTCAATTGTTATAGTTTTATAGCAAGTTTAAAATCAGTTACTGTCAActttccaacttttttcttttccaaaactcTAGTTCTCCTGCCTTGATAGAAAAGTTTTAGAATCACCTTTTCAATTtctaccaaagaaaaaaaatctgtcaggaTTCTGAatgggattacattgaatctatagatttgTTTGGGAAAAAACATCCTGGAAGAGTGAATCCAtattcatgaacatggtatatatcccatttaggtcttctttgatttctttcattttatcacTGTCAGTGTATGAATCTtgaacatattttgttaaatttatatctaAGTACCTTATGATTTCagtgctattgtaaatagtattctttttttagtttctacttCTAATTATTTGTTGCAAATAGataattgatttttgcatattgatctgGACCTCATAAACTTGCTGAACTCATTACTTCTAGCAGTTgacttttgtttttgagattctctcagattttctacatagaccaTAAGTCAGACCTAAATAGAGATGGTTTCACTTCTCCTTCTCAATCTGCAGTTCATTCACCTTTCTTGTCTTACTGCACTGGGTAGGTCTTCCACTATCATTTTGACTTGGATTAGTGACAGCAGACATTCGtgcctactttctttctttctttttttttttttaagattttatttatttatagagatgcagaaagagagagaggcagagacacaggcagagggagaagcaggctccatgcagagagcctgacgtgggacttgatccagggtctccaggatcacgcccttggctgcaggcggcgctaaactgctgcgccaccagggctgccctcttacCTACTTTCTAATCTTAGGGAGAAGACATTGGGTCTTTAACATGAAAAATGGTGTtaactgtagatttttttctagatacCCTTTATCGAgatgtgaatatttatattttgccgAGATTCTTTTAACCATAAGTGTctaattttatcaaatgccttttctgattCTATTGATataatcatagattttttttcttctaaaactctATCAATTTAGTGATAACTTATTCCTAGGATAAACCTCACTTGGTCATaatatattatcctttttatttactgattccaTTTGCTAAAATCTCATTAAGTACGTTTGCATTTATGCTCATGAGAGTTACTGGTCCATAATTTTCTTATAATGTGTAATGATTTCTAGGATGACTGATTTTATAAAAGCATTGCCTTTTATAATGCCTGTATAAAATATATCACTGTTAATTCCACTAaagaactgtctttttttttttttatggtactAACTCCAATAGATGGAACACATGCCTTAAATAGGTGTCCTTTATCCAAAAACATTAAGATCACTGCTAAGTTCCTTGGCTTATGGCTAGATAAGAAGCTACTAGCACATTTAAGTAAATGACATTCTTCATGAAAAACTATGAGATCATCCATTTAAAACTCTCAGAATCATTCATAGAAAGTATATTAAATTACACATTGAATGGATGAGCTAGTAACTATAGACATTTACATGTGAAGCAgctcttttaagaaataagaccCATAAATATGTCTTTCTTGGTATAATATACATAATTGGATAAAATGTGGAAGACCAATGTTGTTACACTATGttctcttaaaatctttaaaaatcacacaatcaTTAATCCATTTGTGCTTACAATATTCATATGTACaagcttaaattttaaaacaatctctGTACATAATAAAAGGgttacatatatgtttatatatgttaatatatgtgTTAACATATATAACTGCACTATTGTTTAAAACACTTTCCTAAAGTCAAACCCTCCTCTTCAGGTGCAATAACTTTTCATGCCTAACCGCTGACGTGTGGAAGCCCCTCTGGATATTAGTGAAGTACAGAAGGCAGTGATAAAAAACCCACCTAAAGCCATTATTCCAGGTTTTTGAACAGCTTCACCTGCACCTTCCCCACCTTCACCATCAAGCCCATCATCCATAAAATGATCCATTTCTTCGCATTAAACTTGTTTCCCATCATTGTTAACTCTGACTATGTTATATGGAGCCAGCTGCTGACCTCTTTCTTGCCTAACAGGAAATCATCCAACTTGCTGTACATAAACTAGTAACATGGCTTCCATTACCATGATAAActgacaaaaggaagaaaagaaatacacagtGCTAAAGAGAACTAGCCAGCCTCCCGTGACATACTCTTCATTTAGCACTGGCCCTCACCACACATTCATTTGAACATTCGCATCCATGGGTCAATTTTCCTTAATCACCAAGTTTGGAGCTCGTAAGGATTACTCCTCGGGAACATGTGCCAAATTTAAAGACTGTGAAGGAGTAGGCCGAGCGGGGCTGGCATCTGATGTGGCCTGAGCTAAAACCACGGCTTGCTATTGCACATAATAGCACGTGATACTAAGGAGCGTAGATGTTTGCCACCATAGCATCCCGCAATGGGCTAAAAGCAGAACAGACTGGGAATCTAGGTTGCAATAGCTCGCCCAAGACACTAGGTGTCTTCATTTCTTTGAGGTACACGTGGTAACTGGGATCCATTTGTGCTTGTAGAAGCATAACACTGTCTGAATCCTTCCAAGGAAGTACTGGCAGCTCTAaacaaggtttatttattttacacactCCCACAAAAAGCACAtactatattattccatttatataaaattctggaCAGTGCAAAATAATCTATAATGAAAAaaggcagatttctttttttaagattttatttattcatgagagacacagagagagagagagagagacagagacagagatagagggaggagcaggctccacatg is a window of Vulpes lagopus strain Blue_001 chromosome 11, ASM1834538v1, whole genome shotgun sequence DNA encoding:
- the LOC121471481 gene encoding biliverdin reductase A-like isoform X3; this encodes MNAEPERKFGVVVVGVGRAGSVRIRDLRNPHASSAFLNLIGFVSRRELGNIDEVQQISLEDALSSQEVEVAYICSESSSHADYIRQFLNAGKHVLVEYPMTLSWAEAQDLWTLAEQKGDVYCLSNTDPLLGFLPARCLWYHLYALKLHPVSDMSCGLPTS